The Paramisgurnus dabryanus chromosome 6, PD_genome_1.1, whole genome shotgun sequence genome has a window encoding:
- the LOC135766664 gene encoding uncharacterized protein — protein MDKKSPNKVNKRISRFERRITRLRKHHGECARRQSAREKAMETSSVGTIMPHQDPDDQVPSPLQQDILDLKLMCRKRSLLDSKGNMDSSIPSDVTKPFGKKSLSTKKSADTDSDADTEILELPSSSVSPGACDVPDLKRTDSVFLTKKSLGISSTSDDSISSIDNSEDEYVPESESSCEESEDSLPQPLSSPSSTNVPLGDNVDSSSSSMNADKECSPLEVKETMTHSDNDCSSEVSVMKLKKTAYGQRMYNKKHYCFYCYKPFCKMARHLAQVHKNEVDVAKALSYPKGSKERKINLDLLRNKGNRVHNTNVLKAGKGVLVPRQQSTAKYVNFKDYLHCLNCQGLFRRKALWRHMSRCNLAKKCQVTKPGRSRVQALCAYAEPVPEGVTKKLWKLISDMKQDEVTHVVKSDACIIKFGEHLCNKMGNDKTKHEYIRTKMREAGRLLVSARKVGKLQSIKDFFIPKNFYDVIKAVKDTAGYREEDEVFAIPSLALKLGHNLKKMADIAECEAMIAGDENIVQKVKMFKKMYTTKWNELVSASALKTLNEAKWNTPELLPFTEDVKKMHIHLSKQTKLYQEKLKLEKSQKNWSNLAQVTLCDVMVFNRRRAGEVSKMKLNSYLLRNTSVLHSDVAVALSKVEQKLCQHFQRVEIRGKRDRKVPILLTPSMLDSMELLVKNRQACGVHDENLFFFAKPMTETSYYKGTDCIRKVAYQCGAERPKTLKTTKLY, from the exons ATGGACAAAAAAAG cCCAAATAAAGTCAACAAAAGGATCAGCAGGTTTGAACGTCGCATCACAAGACTGAGAAAGCATCATGGTGAATGTGCCAGGAGACAATCAGCTAGAGAAAAG GCAATGGAAACATCAAGTGTTGGCACCATCATGCCTCACCAGGACCCAGATGACCAGGTCCCATCTCCCCTCCAGCAGGACATACTTGACTTAAAGTTGATGTGTAGAAAACGATCCTTG CTGGATTCAAAGGGAAATATGGACAGTTCAATACCTTCAGATGTTACCAAGCCGTTTGGCAAAAAGTCACTGTCTACAAAGAAATCTGCG GACACAGACAGTGATGCAGATACAGAAATCCTAGAGTTGCCCAGTTCTTCTGTATCACCAGGAGCCTGTGATGTCCCAGACCTAAAGAGGACTGACAGTGTATTT CTTACCAAGAAATCATTAGGGATCAGTTCCACTTCAGATGACTCAATTAGCAGCATTGACAACAGTGAAGACGAGTATGTGCCTGAATCAGAGAGCAGTTGTGAAGAATCTGAAGACAGCCTTCCACAGCCTTTGTCCAGTCCCTCATCTACCAATGTGCCATTAGGTGACAATGTTGATTCTTCCTCATCTTCCATGAATGCAGACAAGGAATGTTCCCCACTTGAAGTTAAGGAGACAATGACTCATTCAGATAATGACTGCAGTAGTGAGGTTTCTGTAATGAAACTGAAAAAGACTGCATATGGCCAAAGAATGTACAACAAAAAGCattattgcttttattgttACAAACCATTCTGCAAAATGGCAAGACACTTGGCCCAAGTTCATAAAAATGAGGTCGATGTAGCAAAAGCTCTTTCTTATCCAAAGGGGTCTAAAGAAAGGAAGATTAATTTGGATCTTTTGAGGAATAAAGGGAACCGTGTACACAACACAAATGTTCTAAAAGCTGGCAAAGGAGTGTTGGTGCCACGTCAACAATCCACTGCTAAATACGTGAATTTTAAGGACTACTTGCACTGTTTGAATTGCCAAGGGCTGTTCAGGCGAAAAGCACTTTGGAGGCATATGTCAAGGTGTAACCTAGCCAAGAAGTGCCAGGTCACAAAACCAGGTAGATCCAGAGTTCAAGCACTCTGTGCTTATGCAGAGCCTGTTCCTGAAGgagtaacaaaaaaattatggaaaCTGATCAGTGACATGAAGCAAGATGAAGTAACGCACGTGGTTAAAAGTGATGCATGCATCATCAAGTTTGGAGAACACTTGTGCAACAAAATGGGGAACGACAAAACCAAGCATGAATACATCAGAACTAAAATGCGTGAGGCTGGAAGGCTGTTGGTATCTGCTAGAAAAGTTGGAAAACTGCAGAGTATTAAAGACTTTTTCATACCCAAAAACTTCTATGATGTTATTAAGGCCGTTAAAGATACAGCGGGATACCGAGAAGAAGATGAGGTCTTTGCAATTCCGTCTTTGGCGTTAAAACTGGGGCACAACCTAAAAAAAATGGCAGATATTGCAGAATGTGAAGCAATGATTGCAGGAGATGAAAACATTGTCcaaaaggtaaaaatgtttaagaaaatgtaTACCACAAAATGGAATGAATTGGTGTCAGCCTCAGCCTTGAAGACACTTAATGAAGCAAAATGGAACACTCCAGAGCTTCTTCCTTTTACTGAGGATGTTAAGAAAATGCACATCCATCTCAGCAAGCAAACTAAACTGTACCAAGAAAAGCTAAAACTTGAGAAAAGTCAAAAGAACTGGTCAAATCTTGCTCAAGTGACTCTGTGTGATGTAATGGTGTTTAATCGCAGGAGAGCAGGAGAAGTTTCGAAAATGAAGTTGAATTCATATCTTCTCCGAAACACATCTGTTTTGCATTCTGATGTCGCGGTTGCTTTATCTAAAGTTGAGCAGAAGCTCTGTCAGCATTTCCAACGTGTTGAAATTAGAGGCAAGCGAGACAGAAAGGTGCCAATACTCCTGACCCCAAGTATGCTGGACTCCATGGAGCTACTTGTAAAGAATCGTCAAGCATGTGGTGTACATgatgaaaatcttttttttttcgcaAAACCCATGACTGAGACATCATACTACAAAGGCACGGATTGCATCAGGAAGGTTGCCTACCAGTGTGGAGCTGAACGTCCAAAGACTCTAAAAACCACAAAGCT ATACTGA
- the LOC135766909 gene encoding uncharacterized protein, translating into MDQLADFMGHDIRVHRNFYRLPEGTLQLAKISKVLMALEQGRVSEFKGKNLDEINLDPNEKVNVETDVSETDVSETEDEESEGEMPQPKKRRRSSSTSIAESSVGTKSLREMPQQEKQCQSPSTSTEENSFARKSAKERATTSNSGLSKCPKRKWTEEEVKAVENKLLDCITSGRLPGIRQCEDCIRSAPELLKNRTWKSVKFYVKNRITAFRRECEKRKKM; encoded by the exons ATGGaccaattggcagattttatgGGACATGATATAAGAGTTCATAGAAACTTTTACCGACTGCCTGAAGGGACGTTACAACTAGCAAAGATCAGCAAGGTGCTGATGGCCCTTGAACAGGGAAGGGTATCAGAATTCAAGGGGAAAAACCTTGATGAAATTAACCTTGATCCTAATG AGAAAGTGAATGTAGAGACTGATGTTTCTGAAACTGATGTTTCTGAAACTGAGGATGAAGAAAGTGAGGGTGAGATGCCACAGCCAAAAAAACGACGTCGGTCCTCTTCAACATCTATAG CGGAATCTTCAGTTGGCACCAAGTCTTTGAGGGAAATGCCACAGCAAGAGAAGCAATGTCAGTCCCCTTCAACATCTACAG AAGAAAATTCATTTGCCCGCAAGTCGGCAAAGGAGAGAGCGACGACTTCAAACTCAG gtttGTCAAAATGCCCCAAAAGAAAGTGGACAGAAGAGGAGGTGAAGGCAGTTGAAAACAAACTTTTAGACTGCATCACATCTGGCAGGTTACCAGGGATAAGACAGTGTGAAGACTGCATCAGGTCAGCGCCGGAATTGCTTAAAAACAGAACCTGGAAATCAGTGAAGTTTTATGTCAAGAACCGAATAAcagcattcaggagagagtgtgagaaaagaaagaaaatgtaa